Proteins found in one Acidobacteriota bacterium genomic segment:
- a CDS encoding VWA domain-containing protein has translation MTTQFERDLRVEMLNSLLTTPHRELGAVATLHTELEQLDPLFYAHLAVWYQQHGDVRDHKEVFVAHLLASDVAEYREAGFVLLQEFPPYEVARIVDYLKQIRSKMPRSARTAVRQYLRFREDRPEMFDRAAIRGRKALKHLYATLRIKPSDRANAVLFKDTPPADSLAFVLKQLAKTTEPADMARVIVEHRIPYTIAIGAIRQLTPAVLVALINSMTPQEIINNLGALKNRGVMSNPEVKALVDGKLQKAADGNRVSALKAMKAADVTVLDQKTTRHLEEIANRQVRKRGTIKRPTALLIDKSSSMDSAIEVGKQISALISGIATSDLFVYAFDSMAYPITAEGTDLSHWEKAFQRIFPGGNTSIGAPLQIMLNRKQVVEQIIIVTDEGENQSPYFAQVYDAYCKAFQMQPTVVIVKIGHVTNQLEQELKQAKANFETFTFAGDYYSLPNLVPLLTRPSRLELLMEILETPLPRREALKAAS, from the coding sequence ATGACAACACAATTTGAACGCGATTTGCGGGTTGAAATGCTCAACAGTTTGTTGACCACTCCTCACCGGGAGTTGGGTGCTGTGGCAACCCTGCACACCGAACTGGAACAGCTTGACCCGTTGTTTTATGCGCATCTTGCTGTCTGGTATCAACAACATGGCGATGTGCGCGACCACAAAGAAGTCTTCGTCGCCCATTTGCTAGCCAGCGATGTGGCTGAATATCGCGAAGCCGGGTTTGTGCTCCTCCAGGAATTTCCACCCTATGAAGTGGCGCGAATTGTGGATTACCTGAAACAGATTCGGAGCAAAATGCCGCGTTCGGCACGGACTGCGGTACGGCAGTACCTTCGGTTTCGTGAAGACCGCCCTGAAATGTTTGACCGGGCGGCAATCCGTGGACGCAAAGCCCTCAAGCATTTGTATGCCACGCTTCGGATTAAGCCCAGTGACCGGGCCAACGCGGTTTTGTTTAAAGACACGCCGCCAGCAGACAGCCTGGCGTTTGTCCTAAAGCAACTGGCGAAGACAACCGAACCGGCAGACATGGCACGAGTGATCGTCGAGCACCGGATTCCCTACACAATTGCGATTGGGGCAATTCGGCAATTGACTCCAGCCGTTCTGGTGGCGTTGATCAACTCGATGACGCCGCAGGAAATCATCAATAATCTTGGGGCGTTGAAAAACCGGGGAGTGATGTCCAACCCCGAAGTCAAAGCACTGGTGGACGGTAAACTCCAAAAGGCAGCCGACGGAAATCGGGTTTCAGCCTTGAAAGCGATGAAAGCGGCTGATGTCACAGTCCTGGATCAAAAAACCACCAGGCACCTTGAAGAAATCGCCAACCGGCAGGTTCGCAAACGCGGCACCATCAAGCGGCCAACCGCGCTGTTGATTGATAAAAGCAGCAGCATGGATTCAGCGATTGAGGTCGGAAAGCAGATTTCAGCTTTGATCTCTGGAATTGCCACGTCTGACCTGTTTGTGTATGCCTTTGACTCAATGGCCTATCCAATCACGGCGGAAGGCACCGACCTGTCACACTGGGAAAAAGCCTTCCAGCGAATTTTTCCAGGTGGCAACACCAGCATTGGGGCACCATTGCAGATTATGCTCAACCGGAAACAGGTGGTTGAACAAATCATCATCGTCACGGACGAAGGTGAAAACCAGTCACCGTACTTTGCCCAGGTGTATGACGCTTACTGTAAAGCCTTTCAGATGCAGCCAACAGTGGTCATCGTCAAAATTGGACACGTCACCAATCAACTCGAACAGGAGTTGAAGCAGGCAAAGGCCAATTTTGAGACGTTCACCTTTGCGGGTGACTACTACTCACTGCCAAATCTGGTGCCGTTGTTGACCCGTCCATCACGACTTGAACTGTTGATGGAAATTTTGGAAACGCCGCTGCCTCGACGTGAGGCGTTGAAGGCAGCGAGTTAG